One window of the Melanotaenia boesemani isolate fMelBoe1 chromosome 14, fMelBoe1.pri, whole genome shotgun sequence genome contains the following:
- the LOC121652867 gene encoding butyrophilin subfamily 3 member A3-like isoform X3, whose amino-acid sequence MSFATKASHENDQEKTETQEDDELNTEDSNSKSKDFPKTSQTSEKKTISPLTLFKKDFTLLKEDLSTVFKIGLSKEGDEKEVIVKEDSSNTSKAKTSKTERAEKPLKSLFGRDGNLLKIFKDKKSKEQAQDDFRNSRKKNKKRDDCEESKKMNHLEHMMHASNTAVTLSSRLTLFNPTDNLSRNQLTEDRWSLKNFAFYLTLDPNTANSEIYLSESNRRATRLWLDQQTLEHPERFEYCPQVLCREGLLDSVYWEVVWTGGADIGVTYNSISRDGDIDSCLLGHNEQSWSLECSEGSYTPCHNRKRFKSSLPNPFTHRVGVYLNWPAGSLSFYCVSQDTMVHLHTFTTTFTEPLYPGFWVWAYHGSVTLCQVELDWERLLQ is encoded by the exons atgagttttgcCACAAAAGCTTCTCATGAAAATGATCAGGAGAAGACAGAAACACAGGAGGATGATGAACTCAACACTGAGGACAGCAACAGTAAATCTAAAGATTTTCCTAAGACAAGTCAGACGTCAGAGAAGAAGACGATCAGCCCTCTGACTCTGTTCAAAAAAGATTTC ACTCTTCTGAAAGAGGACCTCTCCACCGTTTTCAAGATCGGCCTTTCAAAGGAAGGGGATGAGAAAGAAGTCATTGTGAAGGAAGACTCCTCCAACACCTCCAAAGCAAAAACCTCCAAAactgaaagagctgaaaagcCTTTAAAGAGTCTGTTCGGCAGAGATGGAaatcttttaaagatatttaaagacaaaaagagtAAAGAGCAAGCACAAGACGATTTCAGaaattccagaaaaaaaaacaaaaagagagatgACTGTGAGGAATCTAAAAAGATGAATCACCTGGAGCACATGATGCATGCATCCAACACAG CTGTGACTCTGTCCTCCAGACTGACTCTATTCAACCCAACAGACAACCTGAG TAGGAATCAACTGACAGAAGATCGGTGGTCACTGAAAAACT TTGCCTTCTATCTGACCCTGGACCCCAACACGGCCAACTCAGAGATATACTTGTCTGAAAGCAACAGGAGAGCCACTCGTCTCTGGTTGGACCAACAAACCCTGGAACATCCGGAACGGTTCGAGTACTGCCCGCAGGTGCTGTGCAGGGAGGGGCTGCTGGACTCGGTGTACTGGGAAGTGGTGTGGACTGGTGGTGCTGATATCGGCGTCACTTACAACAGCATCTCCAGAGATGGGGACATTGACAGCTGTCTTCTGGGACACAATGAGCAGTCCTGGAGTCTGGAATGCTCTGAGGGAAGCTACACGCCATGCCACAACAGGAAGAGGTTTAAGTCCTCGTTGCCTAATCCGTTCACCCACAGGGTGGGGGTTTACCTTAACTGGCCTGCTGGGTCTCTGTCCTTCTACTGCGTCTCTCAGGACACCATGGTCCACCTGCACACCTTCACCACCACCTTCACCGAGCCGCTGTACCCAGGCTTCTGGGTGTGGGCCTATCATGGCTCGGTGACGCTGTGTCAGGTGGAACTGGACTGGGAGCGACTGCTGCAATGA
- the LOC121652867 gene encoding butyrophilin subfamily 3 member A3-like isoform X2 — translation MSFATKASHENDQEKTETQEDDELNTEDSNSKSKDFPKTSQTSEKKTISPLTLFKKDFCQFKEDVIKVFKDKDVNPRTNQSAEKLISPLTLLKEDLSTVFKIGLSKEGDEKEVIVKEDSSNTSKAKTSKTERAEKPLKSLFGRDGNLLKIFKDKKSKEQAQDDFRNSRKKNKKRDDCEESKKMNHLEHMMHASNTAVTLSSRLTLFNPTDNLRNQLTEDRWSLKNFAFYLTLDPNTANSEIYLSESNRRATRLWLDQQTLEHPERFEYCPQVLCREGLLDSVYWEVVWTGGADIGVTYNSISRDGDIDSCLLGHNEQSWSLECSEGSYTPCHNRKRFKSSLPNPFTHRVGVYLNWPAGSLSFYCVSQDTMVHLHTFTTTFTEPLYPGFWVWAYHGSVTLCQVELDWERLLQ, via the exons atgagttttgcCACAAAAGCTTCTCATGAAAATGATCAGGAGAAGACAGAAACACAGGAGGATGATGAACTCAACACTGAGGACAGCAACAGTAAATCTAAAGATTTTCCTAAGACAAGTCAGACGTCAGAGAAGAAGACGATCAGCCCTCTGACTCTGTTCAAAAAAGATTTCTGCCAGTTCAAAGAAGATGTGATAAAAGTGTTTAAGGACAAGGATGTGAATCCAAGAACAAACCAATCAGCGGAAAAGCTGATCAGCCCTCTGACTCTTCTGAAAGAGGACCTCTCCACCGTTTTCAAGATCGGCCTTTCAAAGGAAGGGGATGAGAAAGAAGTCATTGTGAAGGAAGACTCCTCCAACACCTCCAAAGCAAAAACCTCCAAAactgaaagagctgaaaagcCTTTAAAGAGTCTGTTCGGCAGAGATGGAaatcttttaaagatatttaaagacaaaaagagtAAAGAGCAAGCACAAGACGATTTCAGaaattccagaaaaaaaaacaaaaagagagatgACTGTGAGGAATCTAAAAAGATGAATCACCTGGAGCACATGATGCATGCATCCAACACAG CTGTGACTCTGTCCTCCAGACTGACTCTATTCAACCCAACAGACAACCTGAG GAATCAACTGACAGAAGATCGGTGGTCACTGAAAAACT TTGCCTTCTATCTGACCCTGGACCCCAACACGGCCAACTCAGAGATATACTTGTCTGAAAGCAACAGGAGAGCCACTCGTCTCTGGTTGGACCAACAAACCCTGGAACATCCGGAACGGTTCGAGTACTGCCCGCAGGTGCTGTGCAGGGAGGGGCTGCTGGACTCGGTGTACTGGGAAGTGGTGTGGACTGGTGGTGCTGATATCGGCGTCACTTACAACAGCATCTCCAGAGATGGGGACATTGACAGCTGTCTTCTGGGACACAATGAGCAGTCCTGGAGTCTGGAATGCTCTGAGGGAAGCTACACGCCATGCCACAACAGGAAGAGGTTTAAGTCCTCGTTGCCTAATCCGTTCACCCACAGGGTGGGGGTTTACCTTAACTGGCCTGCTGGGTCTCTGTCCTTCTACTGCGTCTCTCAGGACACCATGGTCCACCTGCACACCTTCACCACCACCTTCACCGAGCCGCTGTACCCAGGCTTCTGGGTGTGGGCCTATCATGGCTCGGTGACGCTGTGTCAGGTGGAACTGGACTGGGAGCGACTGCTGCAATGA
- the LOC121652867 gene encoding butyrophilin subfamily 3 member A3-like isoform X1 — protein sequence MSFATKASHENDQEKTETQEDDELNTEDSNSKSKDFPKTSQTSEKKTISPLTLFKKDFCQFKEDVIKVFKDKDVNPRTNQSAEKLISPLTLLKEDLSTVFKIGLSKEGDEKEVIVKEDSSNTSKAKTSKTERAEKPLKSLFGRDGNLLKIFKDKKSKEQAQDDFRNSRKKNKKRDDCEESKKMNHLEHMMHASNTAVTLSSRLTLFNPTDNLSRNQLTEDRWSLKNFAFYLTLDPNTANSEIYLSESNRRATRLWLDQQTLEHPERFEYCPQVLCREGLLDSVYWEVVWTGGADIGVTYNSISRDGDIDSCLLGHNEQSWSLECSEGSYTPCHNRKRFKSSLPNPFTHRVGVYLNWPAGSLSFYCVSQDTMVHLHTFTTTFTEPLYPGFWVWAYHGSVTLCQVELDWERLLQ from the exons atgagttttgcCACAAAAGCTTCTCATGAAAATGATCAGGAGAAGACAGAAACACAGGAGGATGATGAACTCAACACTGAGGACAGCAACAGTAAATCTAAAGATTTTCCTAAGACAAGTCAGACGTCAGAGAAGAAGACGATCAGCCCTCTGACTCTGTTCAAAAAAGATTTCTGCCAGTTCAAAGAAGATGTGATAAAAGTGTTTAAGGACAAGGATGTGAATCCAAGAACAAACCAATCAGCGGAAAAGCTGATCAGCCCTCTGACTCTTCTGAAAGAGGACCTCTCCACCGTTTTCAAGATCGGCCTTTCAAAGGAAGGGGATGAGAAAGAAGTCATTGTGAAGGAAGACTCCTCCAACACCTCCAAAGCAAAAACCTCCAAAactgaaagagctgaaaagcCTTTAAAGAGTCTGTTCGGCAGAGATGGAaatcttttaaagatatttaaagacaaaaagagtAAAGAGCAAGCACAAGACGATTTCAGaaattccagaaaaaaaaacaaaaagagagatgACTGTGAGGAATCTAAAAAGATGAATCACCTGGAGCACATGATGCATGCATCCAACACAG CTGTGACTCTGTCCTCCAGACTGACTCTATTCAACCCAACAGACAACCTGAG TAGGAATCAACTGACAGAAGATCGGTGGTCACTGAAAAACT TTGCCTTCTATCTGACCCTGGACCCCAACACGGCCAACTCAGAGATATACTTGTCTGAAAGCAACAGGAGAGCCACTCGTCTCTGGTTGGACCAACAAACCCTGGAACATCCGGAACGGTTCGAGTACTGCCCGCAGGTGCTGTGCAGGGAGGGGCTGCTGGACTCGGTGTACTGGGAAGTGGTGTGGACTGGTGGTGCTGATATCGGCGTCACTTACAACAGCATCTCCAGAGATGGGGACATTGACAGCTGTCTTCTGGGACACAATGAGCAGTCCTGGAGTCTGGAATGCTCTGAGGGAAGCTACACGCCATGCCACAACAGGAAGAGGTTTAAGTCCTCGTTGCCTAATCCGTTCACCCACAGGGTGGGGGTTTACCTTAACTGGCCTGCTGGGTCTCTGTCCTTCTACTGCGTCTCTCAGGACACCATGGTCCACCTGCACACCTTCACCACCACCTTCACCGAGCCGCTGTACCCAGGCTTCTGGGTGTGGGCCTATCATGGCTCGGTGACGCTGTGTCAGGTGGAACTGGACTGGGAGCGACTGCTGCAATGA